AAGCGATGGCGCGCAAAGGCTGGTGTCCCTCGGGCCGACTGTTCGAAGCGGCAGCCTGCGGCGCAGCGATCGTTTCCGATGATTGGCCGGGCATCGACAGCTTCTTCAAGCCCGGCAGCGAAATTGTGCTTGCACATTCTACGGACGACGTGGTCGCGGCGCTCGGTTTGTCGGACGGAGAGCTCGAGGCGCTGCGCCGCCAAGCCCGCGAGCGCGTCCTTGATGAACACACGTCGACGCGCCGCGCCGCGGAGCTAGACCGGATCCTGAACGAGGCCGTTCGGGCGCAAGCGAGCGAATCTATGAAGGAAGCTGTCTGATGTTGGGTATCGTGCCTGCCGCCGGGCGGGGCAGCCGCATTCAGCCGCTTGGCTTTTCCAAGGAACTGCTGCCGGTGGGCAGCCGAATGGACGGGCAAACCGAACGTCCCTGCGCGGTCAGCGAATATCTGGTGCGCAGGATGGTGCGCAACGGCGTCGACAGGATCTGTTTCATCATCGGCTCGGGAAAGTCGGATATCCTCGAATATTATGCCGCCGGCTATGACAGCGCCGCCGCCATCTTCGTGGCGCAACCTTCTCCGGTCGGCCTTTGCGATGCGATCTTCCGTGCAGCGCCGATCGTCGCACCGGACGAGACGGTGCTGATCGGTCTCCCAGACACGATCTGGTTCCCCGAGGACGGCTTCTGCCATCTTCCGGATAACCAGCTGTCCTTTCTCCTGTTTCCTGTAGAGCAGCCGCAGCTTTTCGACGCCGTGGTCATCGATCAGCATGGCCGTGTC
The window above is part of the Mesorhizobium sp. WSM4904 genome. Proteins encoded here:
- a CDS encoding nucleotidyltransferase family protein gives rise to the protein MLGIVPAAGRGSRIQPLGFSKELLPVGSRMDGQTERPCAVSEYLVRRMVRNGVDRICFIIGSGKSDILEYYAAGYDSAAAIFVAQPSPVGLCDAIFRAAPIVAPDETVLIGLPDTIWFPEDGFCHLPDNQLSFLLFPVEQPQLFDAVVIDQHGRVEQIQVKQRDAATNWIWGAFKMPARIFHRLATLWRERDGCDEYFGTLVNAYLAAGGEAWGAKAGSAYVDVGTFNGYRTALRLLENNDASDEGAPIFMPSSRSQVPSLPGEGG